The sequence below is a genomic window from Deltaproteobacteria bacterium.
CCTTGGACTGCTCTTTTTTTAATTCGTTGGCCACGGTTATCCCCAGCCCGGCTGAAATGGAGGTTCCGCTATGGCCGGTATCAAAAATATCATGAGGACTTTCCTGTCGCTTGGGAAACCCGCTCAATCCTCCAAAGGTCCTCAGGGTCGGAAATTGCGCCTTTCGGCCGGTCAGGATCTTATGGGTATAGGATTGGTGGCCTACGTCCCAGATAATCTTGTCTTTCGGACTCTCAAACACATAGTGCAGGGCAATGGTTAATTCGACAACCCCCAGATTGGGGGCCAGATGGCCTCCATTTTTGGAAACCGTCTCGATGATCAGTTGCCGGACCTCTTCGGCCACTTGTTTCAGTTGAGGCAGGGAAAGGTTCTTAAGATCCTTTGGATCCATTATGCCTTCCAAAAGGGATAAGGGTTTTTCGCTAAGTTTTATTTTAATTTCTTGATCCATCACTTAATCCATTGCGTATTACGGGTTATAAATTAGGACGCCGATTTTCGCCGATACCCGCAGATAACTATATCTTTATCTTTATATTCAAAATCTTGGCAATCTGCGTCGATCTGAGTCCAAAAAGGAAATTCCTATACCATCGAGTTACGGGTTACGGGTTACGGGTTAAAAAATTTTCATTTCTTAATACCACAGCGACACTTTCCCCGTCATTCCCGAATGTCTTTATCGGGAATCCAGGGTTTTCAAAAAAATACACTGTAGTCTTAACCGCAAACCTGTATCCGGCAACCCGCAACAACCAGTCTTTTATTTACCTGTCCCGGGAAAGGACATAGCCTCCTATTTGCAACAGAGGGAGGGCCTTCGCTCCGAAGATCCGGAGGGCTCCTTCGGCCTCCACCAATAACCGCCGGGCCAGGGCTCTGGATGGTTCCAACCCCAGAAGTCCCGGATAAGTGGCCTTGGCCTTTTTTTCATCCGTCCCTGTTTTTTTTCCCATGAGCGCGGCCTGCCCTTCCACGTTCAACAAATCATCTTTGATCTGGAAGGCCAGGCCGATCTTTTCCCCGAATTTTCGTAAGGCCCGGATTTCCCCGGCGGTTCCTCCCCCGATCAGACCCCCGCAAACCAGGGAAGCGGTTATCAAAGCCCCGGTTTTATGCTCATGAATATATTGTAAACAGGACGAAGAGACCTTTTTTTTCTCGGCCTCAAGATCGACTTCCTGTCCGGCCACCATACCATGGATCCCGGCGGCCCGGGCGATCTCTTGAATAATCTCAAGCCTGATCGCTGCCGGGACCTTCCTCATGACCCCTTTTCGAGTCAATAAGGAAAAGGCCTCGGTCAATAAGGCGTCCCCGGCCAATATGGCAGTCGCTTCCCCGAATTTCTTATGGCAGCTCAATCGCCCACGGCGATAGTCATCGTTGTCCAGGGCCGGGAGGTCATCATGAATCAGGGAATAGGTATGAATATATTCCAGGGCACAGGCAGCCGGAAGGGCTTTGACCATTGGTCCGCCCACAGCCTTACAGGCCGACAGACACAAAATCGGTCTCAGCCTTTTTCCTCCGGCCAGTAAGCTGTACTCCATGGCCTTTCGAACCTGATGGGCATAAGCCTCCGGTTGTGGAAAATAGGTCATTAAGGCTTCATCGACCATTTTCTGAAATTTCTTGAGTTCCAGGGGCTGCGGAATCTTCAATTTATTCCTTCTCCTCTTCAAAGGAAAAAGATTGGGATTGCAGGCTTCCATCCTCGGCCTTAAGGAGGAGATCCACTCTTTTTTGAACCTCCACCAGTTTTTGAGAACAGAGTTGCGACAACCGCATCCCTTCTTCAAACAATTTCATGGATTCTTCAAGGGAAAGCTCTCCGCATTCCAATTTAGTGACAATCCCTTCCAATTTTTTAAAGGTATCTTCAAATCGTTCTTTGGACAAAGGTCCTGTCCTCCTTCTTCCTGGTCCGCTCAACCAGACAATCCAATTCGCCCTGGGCAATGGAAACTCGAATGTGTTTCCCGGGAGGGGCCTCCTCCACCTTTTTGAGCAAAGCCAAATCCGGCAAGGTCCGGACCAGGGCATAGCCCCGATCCAGTATCCCCCAGGGGCTCAAGGCCTGAAGGGTTTTTCCCTGAGCCTCCAGGGCCATCTCCCATTGTTCCAATTTTCTATTGATCAGACCTCTTAATTTTAATCTTTGGATTTCCAGGCTGTTTTGTCCGGCCAGGACCTTGTCCCGCGGGGCCTTCAACAATAACTTTTCCTGGATCCAGGTCAAGGTATCCTGTCTTTTTCCCAAAATCCCTCGAAGGGCCAGTCTTAGCCGGGTACCGTAATCATCCAGGCGGAGGGTAAGGTCGATCAAGCGGCGGCGGGGATCCCCGATCCTTTTCTGAAAATGGAAAAGCTTTTCTTCATAAAGCCCCAACTTCCTCCGCAAGGGTTGAACCAACCGGACTTGAATATCTCCGATTTTGGATTCCCATTCCCTCTGGGGCTGGATCAGTAATTCAGCCGCGGCCGAAGGGGTTGAAGCCCGCAGATCGGCCACAAAATCGGATATGGTAAAATCAACCTCATGGCCGATGGCCGAGACGACCGGGATGGCCGAACCGGCGATGGCCCGGGCGACCCGTTCTTCATTGAAAGGCCAGAGATCCTCTATGGACCCTCCCCCACGGGCCAGGATGATGACTTCTATGCCCAGGTCGGATTGATTTAACTTTTTTATGGCCTCCTCAATTTCAAAAGAAGCGGTCTCCCCCTGGACCAGGACCGGAAAGATGGAAACATGGATATTCCGGAAACGGCGATAAAGAATCTTCAAAAAGTCCTGAATAACCGCGCCGGTAGGGGATGTAACTATAGCCACCCGCCTGGGCAGAAGGGGTAAGGGTTTCTTTCGCTCCAACTCGAACAACCCCTCCTTCCAAAGCCTTTCTTTTAACTTCTCGAAGGCCAGTTGCAGGGTTCCCCAGCCCTTTAATTCCATCCTTTCAATAATAATCTGATATTCCCCCCGCCCGGCATAGACCCCCAGCCGGCCGAAGCACAGGACCTGCAGGCCATTTTCCGGCTTAAAGGATA
It includes:
- a CDS encoding polyprenyl synthetase family protein, whose translation is MELKKFQKMVDEALMTYFPQPEAYAHQVRKAMEYSLLAGGKRLRPILCLSACKAVGGPMVKALPAACALEYIHTYSLIHDDLPALDNDDYRRGRLSCHKKFGEATAILAGDALLTEAFSLLTRKGVMRKVPAAIRLEIIQEIARAAGIHGMVAGQEVDLEAEKKKVSSSCLQYIHEHKTGALITASLVCGGLIGGGTAGEIRALRKFGEKIGLAFQIKDDLLNVEGQAALMGKKTGTDEKKAKATYPGLLGLEPSRALARRLLVEAEGALRIFGAKALPLLQIGGYVLSRDR
- the xseB gene encoding exodeoxyribonuclease VII small subunit encodes the protein MSKERFEDTFKKLEGIVTKLECGELSLEESMKLFEEGMRLSQLCSQKLVEVQKRVDLLLKAEDGSLQSQSFSFEEEKE
- the xseA gene encoding exodeoxyribonuclease VII large subunit is translated as MDLSQKIYTVSELTQEIKDLLEEEFPFLWLEGEISNFRVPPSGHYYFTLKDVSTQIRAVFFKSGQSGISFKPENGLQVLCFGRLGVYAGRGEYQIIIERMELKGWGTLQLAFEKLKERLWKEGLFELERKKPLPLLPRRVAIVTSPTGAVIQDFLKILYRRFRNIHVSIFPVLVQGETASFEIEEAIKKLNQSDLGIEVIILARGGGSIEDLWPFNEERVARAIAGSAIPVVSAIGHEVDFTISDFVADLRASTPSAAAELLIQPQREWESKIGDIQVRLVQPLRRKLGLYEEKLFHFQKRIGDPRRRLIDLTLRLDDYGTRLRLALRGILGKRQDTLTWIQEKLLLKAPRDKVLAGQNSLEIQRLKLRGLINRKLEQWEMALEAQGKTLQALSPWGILDRGYALVRTLPDLALLKKVEEAPPGKHIRVSIAQGELDCLVERTRKKEDRTFVQRTI